One genomic window of Panicum hallii strain FIL2 chromosome 6, PHallii_v3.1, whole genome shotgun sequence includes the following:
- the LOC112898468 gene encoding uncharacterized protein LOC112898468, whose product MALSISTPTSSSLLPASRQAGRWSPLARSAKPVSFSLWRSPLAARSAAGNAPASPVDEVVTELDAVAGFSEIVPDTVVFDDFERFAPTAATVSSSLLLGISGLPDTKFKSAIDTALADGECNALEKPEDRMSCYLTKALANVGAELAQQVPGRVSTEIDARLAYDTQGIIQRVHELVNLYNQHDVSTDRLLFKIPATWQGIEASRLLESEGIQTHLTFVYSFAQAAAAAQAGASVVQIFVGRLRDWARNHSGDPEIDEALKKGEDAGLALAKKVYAYIHRNGYKTKLMAAAIRNKQDVFSLLGIDYIIAPLKILQSLEESVTDPDVKYSYVPRLTPAIGKTYEFTEEELVKWDQLSLAAAMGPAAEELLASGLEGYVNQARRVEELFGKIWPPPNV is encoded by the exons ATGGCGCTCTCCATCTCCacgcccacctcctcctccctccttccGGCCTCCCGTCAG GCGGGCAGGTGGAGTCCATTGGCGAGGTCGGCTAAGCCTGTGTCTTTCAGCCTCTGGAGGTCGCCTCTGGCGGCGCGGTCCGCCGCCGGCAACGCACCAGCTTCCCCCGTCGACG AGGTCGTCACTGAGCTCGACGCAGTGGCCGGCTTCAGCGAGATCGTGCCGGACACCGTCGTGTTCGATGATTTCGAGAG GTTCGCACCCACAGCGGCCACGGTGAGCTCCTCCCTGCTGCTTGGAATCTCTGGGCTCCCGGATACCAAGTTCAAG AGTGCGATAGATACTGCACTGGCAGATGGTGAGTGCAACGCATTGGAGAAGCCTGAGGACAGGATGTCCTGTTACCTCACCAAG GCCCTGGCAAATGTTGGTGCTGAACTGGCTCAGCAAGTCCCTGGACGTGTTTCAACTGAAATAGATGCTCGGTTGGCTTATGACACCCAGGGCATTATCCAGAGG GTGCATGAACTGGTGAATCTATACAACCAACATGATGTCTCAACTGACCGCCTGCTATTCAAAATTCCTGCTACATGGCAA GGTATAGAGGCCTCAAGGTTGCTTGAATCTGAAGGAATTCAAACACATTTAACATTCGTGTACAG TTTCGCACAAGCAGCGGCGGCAGCACAAGCTGGTGCATCTGTTGTGCAGATATTTGTGGGGCGGTTGCGG GATTGGGCAAGGAATCACTCTGGTGACCCAGAGATAGATGAAGCTTTGAAGAAGGGAGAAGATGCTGGACTTGCTTTG GCGAAGAAAGTATATGCCTATATTCACAGAAATGGGTATAAAACAAAGTTGATGGCTGCTGCCATACGGAACAAGCAGGATGTGTTTAGCCTTCTTGG GATTGATTACATCATTGCACCTCTGAAGATACTGCAGTCTCTGGAAGAATCTGTCACTGATCCTGATGTGAAGTACAGTTATGTCCCAAGGTTGACTCCTGCTATTGGCAAGACATACGAGTTCACTGAAGAGGAG CTTGTGAAGTGGGACCAGTTGAGTCTTGCAGCTGCAATGGGGCCAGCCGCTGAAGAACTACTTGCTTCAGGATTGGAGGGATATGTGAACCAAGCACGCCGTGTTGAGGAGCTCTTCGGGAAGatctggccacctccaaatgTTTAA
- the LOC112897348 gene encoding DNA topoisomerase 1 beta-like produces MAVVNTNNAHLFENDDDDGPISFKRSSASVKSSRPTPSKQEGSSGGAGAPVRSPKPVAPNQQKNGVSAGVSRPLHVKPPSSSPNHRPSGSDQPNSSAGHSSKSNSTDKSKLKRPLMKEENSDDSDDEVPIGLRRKVEEKKLKRVDEKADDSDDDKPLRLKINSSKMSSTSASKPVLQKTAAKIEQPDEDSDDDKPLASRLPTSAASKRGGNVSEDSEDEKPLAARFSKVSGSGNLKPSSSSKGLNNDTNGPRNLGKRPLDNSNQTSLALKKAKPSNVSASASVKRDNDNTPLAQRLKMGESSKGKPSAKNVIEKSPASTKNIKKMKGKVKTKRTMKNSQFSKTMKVPPGSGDGQKWTTLEHNGVIFPPPYKPHGVKMLYNGQPVDLTPEQEEVATMFAVMRDTEYATRQTFIDNFFTDWRQILGKNHIIKKFELCDFTPIYEWHLREKEKKKQMTSEEKKALREEKLKQEEKYMWAVVDGVKEKVGNFRVEPPGLFRGRGEHPKMGKLKRRIKPSDITINIGREAPVPECPIPGERWKEVKHDNTVTWLAFWNDPISQKDFKYVFLAASSSLKGQSDKEKYEKSRKLKDHIQNIRVNYTKDFRSKDEAKRQIAVATYLIDKLALRAGNEKDDDEAETVGCCTLKIDNVTCLPPNKIQFDFLGKDSIRYFNTVEVEELVYKAIEGFRRGKPPGYDLFDKLDTTRLNAHLKDLMPGLTAKVFRTYNASITLDDILHKETEDGTLLEKIAVYQRANKEVAIICNHQRSVSKSHESQMTRLNEKIDDLKAQRDELKVDLGKAKKGKPLGNDKDGKPKKNLAPEQIEKKIAAIETKIDKMEMDKKIKEDLKTVALGTSKINYLDPRITVAWCKRHEVPIEKIFNKSLLAKFGWAMDVDPEFRF; encoded by the exons ATGGCTGTTGTCAACACCAACAACGCTCATCTATTCGAGAATGATGACGACGACGGCCCGATTTCGTTCAAGAGGTCGAGCGCATCTGTGAAGAGCAGCAGGCCTACCCCCTCCAAGCAGGAGGGATCGTCAGGAGGCGCTGGGGCGCCTGTCAGGAGCCCCAAGCCTGTGGCTCCAAATCAGCAGAAGAACGGGGTGAGCGCCGGCGTGTCGAGGCCGCTGCATGTGAAGCCGCCATCGTCCAGCCCGAACCATCGGCCTTCTGGGTCTGACCAGCCAAACAGTTCGGCAGGCCATAGTTCGAAGAGTAACAGCACTGACAAGAGTAAACTGAAAAGACCTCTTATGAAAGAAGAGAACTCTGATGATTCGGATGATGAGGTGCCAATTGGGTTAAGGAGAAAGGTTGAGGAGAAGAAATTAAAGAGAGTTGATGAGAAAGCAGATGATTCAGATGACGACAAACCGCTGCGTCTCAAGATCAACTCGTCCAAGATGTCTTCCACCAGCGCGAGTAAGCCTGTTTTGCAGAAAACTGCCGCAAAAATTGAGCAGCCTGATGAAGATTCAGATGATGATAAACCATTGGCAAGCAGGCTGCCCACTAGTGCTGCTTCAAAACGTggaggtaatgtctctgaagattCAGAGGATGAGAAGCCATTGGCTGCCAGATTTTCAAAAGTTTCTGGAAGTGGAAACCTAAAACCGTCTTCTTCCAGCAAGGGGTTAAATAATGATACAAATGGCCCACGGAATTTGGGTAAAAGGCCTCTAGATAACAGTAATCAAACAAGTTTAGCTCTCAAGAAGGCAAAACCTTCAAATGTTTCAGCTTCAGCAAGTGTTAAAAGAGACAATGACAACACCCCTCTTGCACAAAGGTTGAAGATGGGTGAGTCTTCGAAAGGCAAGCCATCTGCAAAGAATGTCATCGAGAAGAGTCCTGCTTCTACGAAGAACATCAAGAAAATGAAAGGGAAAGTGAAGACAAAGAGGACAATGAAAAACTCTCAGTTCTCAAAGACAATGAAGGTCCCTCCTGGATCTGGTGATGGACAGAAATGGACTACCTTGGAGCACAATGGTGTTATTTTCCCTCCTCCGTACAAGCCTCATGGTGTCAAAATGCTTTACAATGGGCAACCTGTTGATCTGACACCAGAACAAGAGGAG GTTGCAACAATGTTTGCTGTGATGAGAGACACAGAGTACGCGACCAGGCAAACATTCATCGATAACTTTTTCACTGATTGGAGACAAATCCTTGGTAAAAACCATATTATTAAGAAATTCGAGCTTTGTGATTTCACCCCGATATATGAATGGCACCTCAgagagaaggagaagaagaagcagaTGACATCAGAG GAGAAAAAAGCATTGCGGGAAGAGAAGTTGAAGCAAGAGGAGAAGTACATGTGGGCCGTTGTAGATGGTGTTAAAGAGAAG GTTGGCAATTTCAGAGTAGAACCACCTGGCTTATTCAGGGGACGTGGAGAACATCCAAAG ATGGGAAAACTGAAGCGGCGCATTAAACCAAGCGATATTACAATAAATATCGGAAGAGAGGCTCCAGTCCCTGAGTGTCCGATACCTGGAGAAAG ATGGAAAGAAGTCAAACATGACAATACTGTTACATGGTTGGCCTTTTGGAATGATCCAATTAGCCAAAAAGATTTCAAGTATGTTTTCCTGGCAGCAAGTAGCTCACTTAAGGGGCAAAGTGACAAAGAGAAATATGAGAAGTCCAGAAAATTAAAG GATCACATACAAAACATTCGAGTCAACTACACAAAGGATTTCAGAAGCAAAGATGAGGCAAAGAGGCAAATTGCTGTGGCAACATACCTTATAGATAAACTAGCCCTTAGGGCAGGCAATGAAAAG GACGATGATGAAGCTGAGACTGTTGGTTGCTGTACGCTAAAAATTGATAATGTTACTTGTTTGCCCCCAAATAAGATCCAG TTTGACTTTCTGGGTAAAGATTCTATAAGATATTTTAACACCGTAGAGGTTGAAGAACTTGTGTACAAGGCAATTGAGGGTTTCCGCCGTG GAAAGCCACCGGGATATGACCTCTTTGACAAACTCGATACAACTAGGCTAAACGCGCACCTGAAGGACCTGATGCCTGGGCTTACTGCAAAAGTGTTCCGTACATATAATGCTTCCATCACATTGGATGACATT TTGCACAAGGAAACAGAAGATGGAACTCTTCTTGAAAAAATTGCTGTATATCAGCGCGCAAACAAAGAG GTTGCCATAATCTGTAACCATCAACGTAGCGTGTCAAAATCACATGAATCCCAGATGACCCGACTTAATGAAAAGATTGATGATTTAAAG GCCCAGAGAGATGAGTTAAAAGTTGACTTGGGCAAAGCAAAGAAAGGAAAACCTCTGGGCAATGATAAAGATGGGAAGCCAAAAAAGAACTTGGCCCCTGAACA GATTGAAAAGAAGATTGCAGCTATTGAAACCAAGATTGACAAGATGGAGATGGATAAGAAGATAAAAGAAGATTTGAAGACAGTTGCACTCGGAACATCAAAGATCAACTACCTTGATCCTAGAATTACTGTGGCATGGTGCAAACGCCATGAAGTCCCCATCGAGAAG ATTTTTAACAAATCGCTTCTTGCGAAATTCGGATGGGCAATGGATGTCGATCCGGAATTCAGATTCTAG